tgcatgcaccatgaaatgccacaacaatgcatacaacataatcaaacaacataaaacaattaaacagacaactccgtcctccatccatccgacccccgaaactcctcggactcagtccggaatcaacaaccaacaacagtaattaattgaatgagcaatatatattaaaatctgaaaatagggtttggaaaatacttacagcgctatatggcaattttagaaaacaagcggcgttgcaaacggcggaaaaacagcaatgtcacagtgaaaattcactgtggccgtgggtttgaaaaacccacttttgaacggggacaaactaggacacaagattgatagggaatgatctagggatggttgtgaagctattggaagtggcggttggccgtgggtggcggcggaatggccggaatggccggattacccaaaacggaaactaagctcgtaggagctgttccggtggtcgttggaggccggaaatgggtgggttaggacggcaaggagtcggtgatgaagtggtgaagaaatggtggctggaggtggagcgacggcggcggatcggagcaaaatccgtgcgcctttcttggagcttttccggccaaacggccggccggttgggggtgggttttggaggggtggtgcaccggagggagaggaagagaatgggaccggtggggggccgaacggtggccggacagcggcggtagggtagagagaaggtgacgccggcgtgagggagagggaggagagagagagagagagagcacggggggggttcggtcgagcgggagaagaaggaaagaaagaaagaaaaaaaaaagaaaaagaagaaaagaaaaagaaaggaaaaagaaaaaaggaaaaagaggaaaaaaggaaaaagatgtgaaaagagatgaggtccaatcctcactccgggaaaacgaaacaaaccgccgaaaagattaaaactacaaaacaacttaaagaaataaaacacaacctcaaataaaataaattaaattaaaacccaatttttaaaacgcaaacaaattaaaataaaataactgatatattaattaaaataaaaacaattatttcagcgaaaatacacttaaaagcgggtcatcacatcaaatgtttaaaggatttacgttcgaacgttttgtttgaCGTTCTaacgtaaatatgatacgttcgaactataaccaacgaacgtcaaattttctcattcgAATGTCAATCAGTTGGGTTAACGTTCGAACTCTCTGttggacgttcgaacgttacattttGTGACAGATTTCAGCTGTCACAAAAAATTCCAGTTCGAACGTGACATCAAACGGAAGatctccaaccgtcactaaaaatgttttttgtgacggttgaaTAGTAAACTATCACCAATTGTTTTCTGTGACGCACATTAGGTGACGGTACTCGTGACGGTTTcgaactgtcaccaaatgtctttagtgacattttagtcattttttgTGACATTTTTCTCTGTCACAAAAGACCAATTGTGTTGTAGTGGTTGCATCACTTCGCGGACGTAAATTTCATGTATTCTCAAAGAACGATTACTAAATATGGGTAATGATAGCCTTAGTACATTTCATTTACTactgttttattatttaattattttttttctttttactctttgaatttgaattgaaaatttcataaaataaccTTACATAatctagaagaaaataaatttaatcatttaacataatcatgtaatttaattaaaaataaattcaattttataaatattgaccTTTAGCTTTTTgagtaaattttataaaaattgaatttagtttttattaaattatatgattacattggttgattgaatttgttttcttctaaattatatGTGTAAGAATGTTgtattctgattttttttaatccaaatttaaatagcaaaatgagagagaaagaataaagaaatgttAAAGTCACAAATGGTGGATTCGACTGAGaattttgtattgttttttaaatttaatgattaaagaagtaatttttaataatgttataaatttatctttaaaaaatatatttaaaagcattaaaaaaatccaaaaaaaaaaaaagcaacaaaaaatatattttgcattatcGGGATTCCAATTGGGATTTCCATGTATGGCTGCAAagttactaaaaaaaataattagataataaatcaataattaaagaGACGCAAGGATATCATTAATTCTTACGTTGACTCCCACTCGATATAAGCCGCCTTTGTGGACTCCACGCGAAAcgtgcctagctagctagccgtATAATGCTGTAACGAAATACCTACGCCTTTTGCATATAACCAACAACTCCATAGTAGATCATCAAGAGCGAGCTCTGTACCTTGACTCGACACAAGATTAAAGAGATAAGAACGATGGGTATTCATAATTCCGATGATAGCTCGGCTGCTACCACTTTCGTGATCAAGAATCCGACGATCAAGTTCACAAAGCTGTTCATCAATGGAGAATTTGTTGATTCCATCTCAGGTTTAATTTCAGTTCTTTATTATATCTCTCAGCCATTTCATTTTACTGCATGTTTTCTTGTTTCCAGATTTTATATATCCTCGATgatcccttttttcttttgggcAAATTATCATGTAATTACAACTTCAGAAGAAGAAATCCTTAATTGTTAGCAAACGAAGAGCAACTGAGAAGAAATTAAACCAACAGGCAGCATCACTATGTACAGTAAAAAGGCTTTCTTTAAATGGTAGCTGGACCCATATAGTAAAAAGGctttctttaaatatatttttttaacatttttaaatatatatatttttttaaaaaaatatcaatttactaataaatatttcattaattattacgtttttatttttttaataaacaagcATCCATCAAATTGGGAATTGTAATTCATTGGTCCCCCATCATTTTCTGCTATCGGATGGATAAATGAGACCGATGGCTGGACCAATAAAGGTaaaaagtttttctttatatattttttaaacattttaaaatatataaataaggaaGCAGCGTCCAAAGCAAAAGTACTTCAGTTCCGAGCTTGGACCATTAATCTTTTCAGCGTCAAAACCTTGGCATATCTAGAATATAATTCCGTTTCCAGTTttgatgtgtatatatatatatatatacatatatattttttttgctttctgattgaaatttttttttaagtgaaatatattaattacagaTACAGAGTACGTAGGAAAAAACCAATTAGTCATATTATAttgttttctcaaattaatatgaaaattgatgacTGTTAGTACTTGCCCTCAGCTAGCACggtgatttttgtttttctactcTAGATGCCTgaaaattttccattttctcGTCTGGCTATGGCCAAGGTAATGCGAGAAAGTCACTTATCGGCTTAATTTGTCGTCATTGAGAATATATGGTCCAAAGGTATCattcttatttatatatatatatatatatatttttttttttcttcgcgTACTAAATTCTGGTTAAATTCACtaaaaaccaaaaatcaaaacagGAAAAACATTCGAGACGATAGACCCAAGAACAGGAGATGTGATAACGAGAATTGCAGAAGGAGATAAGGAAGATGTTGATTTAGCAGTGAAGGCTGCTCGTGTAGCTTTTGACCATGGTCCATGGCCACGCTTGCCTGGCGCTGTACGTACGAACTCTAGGATTTTGCCCTTCTTGTTGAAacaatattgttattttttaatcctTTTTTACACCATGCAACAATTAGTTGTTTGAAGAAGGCCTTTAATGCCATAGAGGTTCCAACTTCTAAGTTAAATAGTGTTCAAGAATCGTTTAATCGTGCAGGATGGGTTAAATAATTTACCGATTAGAAGCTAGCTAGTTAGTACAAATAATTGTTGttgtcgttttttttttttaaaactcttaATTGATGCAGGCGAGAGCAAGGATAATGATGAAATTTGCGGACTTGATTGAGGAAAATGTAGAAGAACTAGCTGCCTTGGAAACAATTGATGCTGGTAAATTGCTCAGTATGACCAAGGCCAGGGACATTCCTCACGCAGCTAGTATTCTACGTTACTATGCAGGTGCAGCTGATAAAATACATGGAGAGGTACTGAAAATGTCACGTGAACTTCATGGATACACTTTGCAAGAACCCATCGGTGTCGTGGGACAAATCATTCCCTGGAATTATCCTACGGTCATGTTCTTCTTAAAGGTTAGCCCTGCTTTAGCCGCCGGTTGCACTATAATCATCAAGCCTGCTGAGCAAACTCCTCTAACAGCTCTCTACTATGCTCATCTTGCAAAGCTGGTAAGTTTGTATAAATAATTCATACATTACTCAGACTGCCAATACAGCTCATGCTCTAAGCATAGTTGCCACTTCCGTTTGGTTTTTATGAGGTCAAACTGATAGTTCTTCGTTtacattttgattttgtttccCATTTGTTTATGAAGGCTGGTATCCCTGATGGAGTGCTTAACGTTGTAAACGGATTAGGATCAGGTGCTGGGGCTGCTATTAGCTCTCACATGGACATTGATGCGGTAATTTCTGGCTTCTAATCGCATGCGCGCATGAGGGGATTTTGTGAAAGTGTCTCAACCAACTTCATTATCTCATTAATTTGTGTGTGCTATTGGATTTTCTTTGTACTTGACCTAATTTTCCAGGTCAGTTTCACTGGGTCCACAGAAGTAGGACGTAAAATATTGCAAGCTGCAGCTGCAAGCAATTTGAAAGTGGTGTCGCTTGAGTTAGGTGGCAAGTCGCCTCTCATAATTTTCAATGACGCCGATGTTGATATAGCTGCTGATCTAGCTCTCCTTGGTTTCCTATATAACAAGGTGGATCTTTCTTCAATTTGATGCATGCTTTATGTAgacttgtattttctttttttgctaaaaaagtattattaagttTCAATTGCATTTGTttgctttatttaattttatcaggGAGAAGTATGCGTTGCAAGTTCTCGTGTTTACGTTCAAGAAGGGATATATGAGGAGCTTGTGAAGAAATTAGTGGAAAAGGCAAAAGCTTGGGTGGTTGGGGATCCTTTTGATCCTAAAGTTCAACAAGGACCCCAGGTACGTACGTAGTGAGCTAGCTTCGTTTTCGTTATGCTTGCGGGTACAAAAGTCTAAATTAAGGTATTGTTTCGATATTGAGATAATCTTTATCTATTTTATCtatctcaatatctaaaatttcaaacaccacttaaacataaacatcttttcaattttaaattttaaacttttaaatttttacatgtaatcattataacttttttaaactttcaagtaaaatataaaaaataatttaactttttcaaatcttaaaataaaaattatattaaatattatattttaacaatattttaactttataatatttttatttaatttttttttctttcccaaaattctataaaaatctcaactcaacttattcactattattcacaaactatttcactattatttacagatttcttatctcatcttatctcaacatccaaacaaggcctaagaGAGTTGacaaagataaaaatttaattattttaaattatattgaaGATCAATAATAAAAGGATTTACTTGTCGTACATAGTAACTACTTGGGAAAATACTCTAACCACAAAAGTAATATCACAAACTAATGTGGCTTAATGTAGTTTGtcagattgtaaatttatttttattgtaaagtaggtCTAACGGATCAGATAAAATGACATCAATAActttaataagaataataataggAAAAGACATGTTCAATTCTAACTTTGGAGGGTTACTATGAGCATGTGaatgcgtttttttttttttttttttggattcagATCGATAAGACACAATATGAAAAAGTTCTTTCCTACATAGAGCATGGTAAGAGAGAAGGAGCCACACTGCTAACCGGTGGCAAGTCCTTGGGTAGAAAAGGATATTTCATTGAGCCTACAATTTTCACTGATGTTAAGGTATGGCTTTTCTTTATACAACTACATGCAATTGGGGAATCTTTATTTTTAGAGGAATTATTTAAAACTCTTTTTCTCTTCATGTGTCATTAATTTCCTGGACTACTACTTGCTAGGAAGAAATGCTGATAGCAAAAGATGAAATATTTGGACCTGTTATGGCGCTAGCCAAGTTCAAGTGAGTATGTTCTTTAAACAAGCTGCTTCTAGCAATAAAATGCTTTTGTTATTTGAACCAGTTATGGCATCACTTGACAATGCAATGCACTATATACAATATTGAACTACTACTCGTGCATGTGAGGTTTCATATTCCATCTCAAAAGTTTCTAGCTCTAACGTTCGTTTACAAGCCACATTTGCCCTGATTTTTTTATCTGATTGGTCTTGAACTTTTTTAAGGGTATCCCTAACCTTATTAGGACATTTAATTTGTGATAAAAGCAGCCTTTATTTTTGCTTATTTGATGAATAATTACAGAACTATTGAGGAGGCGATTAAGAGGGCCAACAACACTAGATATGGCCTAGCAGCGGGGATCGTGACAAAGGACTTGAATGTGGCTAACACTGTGTCAAGATCAATCCGTGCAGGCACCATTTGGATAAACTGCTATTTTGCTTTTGACAATGACGTCCCTTTTGGAGGGTATAAGATGAGTGGCTTTGGAAAAGATTATGGATTGGAATCCCTTCACAAGTATCTTCAAGTTAAATCTGTTGTAACTCCCCTTTATAATACCCCCTGGCTTTGAGTTAATATTCCTTAATTCAGGCCTCCCAACAatctgaaaaataatgaatagttaaGTAGCGCCATATAATGTGTCCTGATCGACCAAGTTCTGTACTTATCTTAAATAGTCACTGTTATCTGTTGTACGTTTGAACTAGTTGATTAATCATGTGTTTGTGGTACTGCGAATTCATGTTTGActggttttctttgttttgtagCCTCTGCTTCATTTCTCTAGCCCTTGGTTTTATTTTACGTTGTGAAGGGAAtcacaatgaaaattgaaaatgtttatCCAAAATAAATAGATGCATTTATCATTTTCTCGTCATCATTATCCACTCGAATTGAGAGGAACGGTACTGTCAAGGAAAGGGAACAATCAACAATCAAAAGCTGGGATTTGCACGTTGTCGCCCAGTGAAAAGCCAGCGAATGTCACCAAGGGAGCTCCATCGAAACAATATCTCATCTCAGCTAGAGGTTGTGATACTAACACATCCACGTAAAACTCATTTATTTGCAATATTTACACACACGCACGCACGCTActtggaaataaaaataattcaatttaaataaagaatCCAACGACATTTACGAATCATTTTACATGTTAAAATTGTAGTCCAATGACAAGAAATTCAACAAATGATTAAATGTTAGAAAACATTCCAATGACAAGAAATTCAACAGCAATGATATGACAGAAAAATAGTGCAACGTGGGAAATTTTCAGCAAGCACTCACAAGCTGTAAGTAAAGGAAAAGGTGGAAAATTCTAGTAACAATTTACGGACAGAAAAACTATGTGAACAAGGAAAAAGTCCCAATAAGCATAAACTCGACAACAATAGGTAATAAAACTTGAATTCACAACACCATTTAATTTACATCTAACAGCAACCATCAAAATTCCTATGAACGCAAGACCAACCAGCCAAAACTCAACTTCACACTTCTATGAACATCATCCCGTGGACCAAATCCTGCCACCAACATTTCCTCAACCAGTTACAACTCCCAACAGACAACTAGCCCCATTTCAAAGCTACAAGTCCACACTTCCAGTGCCGGAACCAGCAATTTCTTTGAGGAagggccaattttttttttattgtgtgacacatttatgtaaaataaataaaaattaaaaaaatcactaaacattactctatataaaaatataagatcTCGATAATTTGTTACATATACGTAGAAATAAGATTGTATAAGTACTacaacttaatatatgtttcaaatttctgacgataatgtttaataaaataatatacatccattattatttgcgtaatgaaatatttagaatttaattttttcttaaaaactgTCAAgtaatatttttgaatttcatCTTTTATTCTAGTATGTAAACTAATTATGTTATATGTAAAGTTTAGATATTTTTGTGtcacattaaacatataatgttataattgagaccttaaaattttttgtttgaaaattttgaaaatattaaagatgatgattgtcattttttacatgtgcatactttatttgaatattttcaaaagagaTTGATGtcctttttgacttatgcaaaaagtatatgattttgtttgcaaattttgaaaagacactacaacaaaaaacattttttgggacgaaaattttcgtctcaaaatatatagatttcgttccgaaagattttttgggatgaaaaaatttcgtcccaaggtcgtcccaacatcactgtcccagaagatatattgggacgaaaatcacaatttcgtcccaaaatatatcttttggaacgattttgaaattgaccgttcgataccgttcgaacgatgaccttttttgtcacggttaaaattcattccagaatggcgttcgaatgcttctcagttatcgtttgaacgttaatgtatcttttgaacggttatcaagatacgttcaaacgatcaatagaattacgttcgaacgttaaaggaacagatcgaacggtgctgatcaacgttcgaacactatggtaatgacctgcgtttgaacgtttttttgagcatctggtatcgttcgaacggtttggtcattaatgtttgaacggtacattatcgtttgaacggccgGTACATTATCGTTCGAATGTTACACGGTCGTTCGaacgaatattatttttattaaaatcaataattataaaaaaaactaaatagacatccataatatttgaaaaacataaattaggaactgtttaattactcacaaaagttttataataagtgggaagaaataaataaccatgatactagcattgttcatacataattagataatgtcataagctagacatAAAAAACCATCAATTGGTTGGAGGCCTgcactgttgcataagctgttgcatttggagttgcatatctctcctgaactctgcttgttcttcttcatgttgtttgaggcgcatttccatgtctccttgtctcgccaattgagcctctaactcttgttgttttgcaaccaattcttcaatataacatgtatcaaacaaacaatgcaagatatgttaattaagtatttatattattaaataattagatagttgttttatatctttcaaaatattttattaattataactatttgtattttaattaacattttagttaataattataactatttgtattataattaacattctagttaataattataactatttgtattgtaatgaacattcattttattaattataattcagaatttatattttaattcaaattcatttgattacttttaacttttaagtatttaagtattattaaatctagattatttgtattttatttaaaattcattttattaattcaaagattaagtatttttgtgttattaaaacaaaactatttgtattaacctatagttgaataattcaactattaaatatttaagtattattaaatcttagatgatttgtaatttaattcatttgattactttaatcttttaagtatttaagtattattaaatatagattataaataaataatttttaattcaattcctgcatttaaagtattaattattttaacactgaccaacataacgttcaaacggtgctagtcaccgttcgatctaaggacatacgttcgaatggcacacgaataccgttcgaacggattaattccagattacagtcgtcttcaacctccgaaaacctcaacatttacagtccaaattacatcaaaaaacagcaaactatatgacgaactcattatagcaaacgaaaacacttatataaaatctaaaatgagaatatatttaaggagaatacctgatttggagagataaaccggaaaatccacccgtacccaatgcccaaaacttaaatactcttcaccaaatggtaaaaacaacctcttaatccgaaaatataaaagattgatagaagttagtaatatttgagggctggattgaagaataatggcgttggttggaagaaaatgagcgtgggagagattggaagtcgactggaacgagtgtGAGATTGTGAGGTcctgtcgtgtaaatgtagaacattgacgttcgaacggttatttaatgaacgttcgaacgtcaaatagattagcgggaaaattttccccctctaattaaatgttcgaacgtgaaaattaccgttcgaacgttttcttatacgtttgaacggttattttaaaccgttcaaacatcaaattaaaatgttgcttattgtattttttttgcactataccttttaatataataacttgtaaatatactatagtttagagacagagtaatataactatataatatataatcaaacatatattatatagtttagtaacatatatagtataaaatatcatattacatctagtattatagtcaagtacatatattaacctattatatataacatatatatggtatcatagcatagggttatatgtatcacatgcatatatatatagtgtttattatattatattattattataatattatttaataataggatatgtactattatatatagtgtcatttatactactagcaattagagtgtattataatgatacaaaaactaaaattgagtatatatagtgtcatttatagtgctagaatagagagtgtcatctaattagtctataactgcaatataatatgaaaaatatactaaacaagtcatgtaatacatatactattaaatatatatatattagttaatatcacatataatatatatgttatataaatacatgaacatagtttcatgtatgtagtagtctatattatattaattatactatataatataacttatactatatactatataatattcaatagtataatatattttaattaaatataatataatatatactatatatatatataaaattataaatataatatatagtgtttaataatatataagcgcattaaatatattacatttaatatatttaacagttaaaatatattataattgaattaattattatatttaatataattaataccgaatattgcatttaaataacatttatgatcataaaatttggattaattagggaaggattagttcgaacggtattaacttaccgttcgaacggtacgacGTTCGAAcgcttcaaataacgtttgaacggtgaatatgcatcattcgaacgtttataatttaccgttcgaacggtttgtcaatttcgctccaaaataattttgcctattgCGCCAATATTACATTCAAACGGtaacaattaaacgttcgaatggttaatcattaacggttgaacggttaacttatttgggacaaaaaatttcgtccctaagaatagcgttcgaacgatctggcattccgtcgttattttggaacgaaatttaaatttcgttccaaaatttcactttttgggacgatttccaattcgtcccaaagcaatttcgtcccaaaaaatgatttttgttgtagtgagaaaATAGTACTCATTTggtcatatgcgaaaagtaaaaatattaggtttgaaatttttgaaaagtgaataatgttgtttttgaaaaatgaaaaagaagaaaattttatttgaattttttgaaaaagtgaatgatgttgtctttcaCATGTAAATCTttctaaatttgaatatgaaatctcatatgcttataaatagatcatttgagagcttcatatttataacaccaagagcatacaacattcattcaaaactttcattctctcttctttaaacattgagccttaacctttggtcattttgagaaatatataatttgcgcagtattgttcttatttcgcTTATTGaagagtattttctgataacctacccactatcagctcttgtatcagtaaaatggtgtgtataactattgtgcatgtagaaagtattatacatagggaatagttgaatcaccacgtgtaaggtgattgcaagtgtagagggtgttctacatgaatcctttgtagcagtattattcaaaggtgtaataggtttctatctccacctgaaggaggtttaatagtaaatttgaagattctcaaggggtagcttgaggttaggacgtaggcagtagggCTGAACCTccttaacatactgaatttgtttctctcttacccttactctttatatttattgttgtttttgtattatgtttatattttgtattatgtttatattttatattgtgtatttgatttataattgttactttttaaatacaactcaattcaccctcgtTTTGTGTTAGATAACTGGGCAACATTGCagtttttcaaaagcaaaaaaatttaaaaataaataattagatcaaatattcaacaacataaaattaaaacacatgAACTACTTTATCATCCAACGATCATCTGGTTGCTCCATGGACATGGGTATGCAGTTAGAGGAGTTCCCATCATTGGCATGGCGGAACTATACACGGTAGCAGAACTACTCAAGGTAGCAGTATTTGATGTGGCAGCAAAAGTAGAGTTCCATGGGTGTTGCTTAGGAGTATAACTGGTCCAGTCGATTCGGTCTGGTTTTGAACAAAATCTAAGACCGAATTGCTAGGAACTAGTTTTGTATTTTCTAAAATCGATTACACAcaggttaccctcctaaaccagtATTCCGATTTTTCTGGTTTTAGGTCTGGTTCCGTCTGGTACTcggattttaataaaatacaaatttatcataaaaaata
The genomic region above belongs to Carya illinoinensis cultivar Pawnee chromosome 4, C.illinoinensisPawnee_v1, whole genome shotgun sequence and contains:
- the LOC122308301 gene encoding aldehyde dehydrogenase family 2 member C4-like isoform X3 translates to MGIHNSDDSSAATTFVIKNPTIKFTKLFINGEFVDSISGKTFETIDPRTGDVITRIAEGDKEDVDLAVKAARVAFDHGPWPRLPGAARARIMMKFADLIEENVEELAALETIDAGKLLSMTKARDIPHAASILRYYAGAADKIHGEVLKMSRELHGYTLQEPIGVVGQIIPWNYPTVMFFLKVSPALAAGCTIIIKPAEQTPLTALYYAHLAKLAGIPDGVLNVVNGLGSGAGAAISSHMDIDAVSFTGSTEVGRKILQAAAASNLKVVSLELGGKSPLIIFNDADVDIAADLALLGFLYNKGEVCVASSRVYVQEGIYEELVKKLVEKAKAWVVGDPFDPKVQQGPQIDKTQYEKVLSYIEHGKREGATLLTGGKSLGRKGYFIEPTIFTDVKEEMLIAKDEIFGPVMALAKFK
- the LOC122308301 gene encoding aldehyde dehydrogenase family 2 member C4-like isoform X2 — translated: MENLLIPSQARARIMMKFADLIEENVEELAALETIDAGKLLSMTKARDIPHAASILRYYAGAADKIHGEVLKMSRELHGYTLQEPIGVVGQIIPWNYPTVMFFLKVSPALAAGCTIIIKPAEQTPLTALYYAHLAKLAGIPDGVLNVVNGLGSGAGAAISSHMDIDAVSFTGSTEVGRKILQAAAASNLKVVSLELGGKSPLIIFNDADVDIAADLALLGFLYNKGEVCVASSRVYVQEGIYEELVKKLVEKAKAWVVGDPFDPKVQQGPQIDKTQYEKVLSYIEHGKREGATLLTGGKSLGRKGYFIEPTIFTDVKEEMLIAKDEIFGPVMALAKFKTIEEAIKRANNTRYGLAAGIVTKDLNVANTVSRSIRAGTIWINCYFAFDNDVPFGGYKMSGFGKDYGLESLHKYLQVKSVVTPLYNTPWL
- the LOC122308301 gene encoding aldehyde dehydrogenase family 2 member C4-like isoform X1, coding for MGIHNSDDSSAATTFVIKNPTIKFTKLFINGEFVDSISGKTFETIDPRTGDVITRIAEGDKEDVDLAVKAARVAFDHGPWPRLPGAARARIMMKFADLIEENVEELAALETIDAGKLLSMTKARDIPHAASILRYYAGAADKIHGEVLKMSRELHGYTLQEPIGVVGQIIPWNYPTVMFFLKVSPALAAGCTIIIKPAEQTPLTALYYAHLAKLAGIPDGVLNVVNGLGSGAGAAISSHMDIDAVSFTGSTEVGRKILQAAAASNLKVVSLELGGKSPLIIFNDADVDIAADLALLGFLYNKGEVCVASSRVYVQEGIYEELVKKLVEKAKAWVVGDPFDPKVQQGPQIDKTQYEKVLSYIEHGKREGATLLTGGKSLGRKGYFIEPTIFTDVKEEMLIAKDEIFGPVMALAKFKTIEEAIKRANNTRYGLAAGIVTKDLNVANTVSRSIRAGTIWINCYFAFDNDVPFGGYKMSGFGKDYGLESLHKYLQVKSVVTPLYNTPWL